In a genomic window of Melospiza melodia melodia isolate bMelMel2 unplaced genomic scaffold, bMelMel2.pri scaffold_46, whole genome shotgun sequence:
- the LOC134434732 gene encoding olfactory receptor 14J1-like: protein LLGSRACAHMAAAAWASAFLNALLHTSNTFSLPPCHGNALGQFFCEIPQILKLSCSKSYLRELGLIAISACLVFGCFVFIVFSYVQIFRAVLRIPSEQGRHKAFSTCLPHLAVVSLFVSTGIFASLKPPSMSSPSLDVAVSVLYSVVPPALNPLIYSLRNQELKAAVWRLMTRQFKKH, encoded by the coding sequence ctcctgggcagcagagcttgtgcccacatggcagcagctgcctgggccagtgcatttctcaatgctctgctgcacacgtccaatacattttccctgcccccgtgccatggcaatgccctgggccagttcttctgtgaaatcccacagatcctcaagctctcctgctcaaaatcttatctcagggaactggggctcatTGCAATTAgcgcctgtttggtatttggttgttttgtgttcattgttttctcctatgtgcagatcttcagggctgtgctgaggatcccctctgagcagggacggcacaaagccttttccacctgcctccctcacctggccgtggtctccctctttgtcagcactggcatttttgcctccctgaagcccccctccatgtcctccccatccctggatgtggcagtgtcagttctgtactcagtggtgcctccagccctgaaccctctcatctacagcctgaggaaccaggagctcaaggctgcagtctggagactgatgactagacaatttaagaaacattaa
- the LOC134434720 gene encoding serine/threonine-protein kinase pim-1-like codes for EVVLLAKVSTGFPGVVQLLEWLELSNCIVMVLERPEQCQDLQRFIRARQFLPEEEARELFRQVLEAVWHCTSCGVLHRDIKPENILVDLDTGQAKLIDFGCGAYLQDTVYTHFAGTLSYSPPEWNDFGWYHGEPATIWSLGILLHQMVCGEH; via the exons gaggtcgtgctgctggccaaggtgtccactggcttccccggtgtggtccagctgctggagtggctcgagctctccaactgcatcgtgatggtgctggagcggccagagcagtgtcaggacctgcagcgtttcattcgggcacggcagttcctgcccgaggaggaggcgcgggagctgttccgccaggtgctggaggccgtgtggcactgcaccagctgcggggtcctgcaccgggacatcaaaccagagaacatcctggttgacctggacaccgggcaggccaaactcatcgactttggctgtggcgcctacctgcaggacacagtttacactcactttgcag gaacactgtcctacagccccccggaatggaacgactttggctggtaccatggcgagccagctaccatctggtccctgggcatcctgctgcaccagatggtctgcggggagcac